The DNA sequence CTTGCCGTGCACGAGGGGCCCGGCGGCGAGCTCAGGTACATCGTCTTCAATCTCAAGACCATGCCGGGCGGCACGGATGTGCAGAAGCTAGCCATCCGCAAGGCCGTCTCCGCGTTGGTAGACCGTGAAGCGTTGTCCCGCAACGTATACAAGGGCGTCTACACCCCGGTCTATTCAGTGGTGCCCGACTCGATGTCGGGTGCCCTGGAATCTTTCAAGACGCTCTACGGAGCCAAACCCAATGTGGAACTGGCGCGAAAGTTTTTGTCCGATGCCAAGATTGCGGTTCCGGTGCTGATAAACCTGCAGTACAACCCGGATCACTATGGGAGCAATTCATCGGAGGAGTACGCGGCGGTCAAGGGACAACTCGAATCATCCGGCCTATTCCGAGTGGATTTGCAGTCCACCGAGTGGGTCGCCTACCAGGAGCGGCGGTCGACGGACTCGTACCCCGTGTACCAGTTCGGTTGGTTCCCCGATTTCCCCGATCCCGACAACTATCTGACGCCATTCTTCATGCCGGACAACATGTTGGTGAACCACTTCGAAGATGACACCATCACCCGGCTCATCACCGCCGAGGTCACCGAACCGGACCGAGCCAAGCGCCTGGGCATCATCGGGCAGATCCAGGATCTGATGGCGCGCGACTATATTTCGACGCTGCCGCTGCTCACCGGGAAACAGATCGCGGTATCGGTGAAAAATGTCGAGGGGATCAAGCTCGGTCCCTCGTTCAAGTTCCAGTTCACTCCGCTGAAGAAGACGAGTAAAGCCGCATGAGCTCCACGCTGCTGCGCTATCTCGGAGTGCGTTTGGCGCTGATCATTCCCACAGC is a window from the Mycobacteroides salmoniphilum genome containing:
- a CDS encoding ABC transporter substrate-binding protein — translated: MGRPPGAVDGEYLTVGTTDRVSTLDPAGAYDNGSFQVENQVYPFLMNFTPGTGDLKPDLAASCGFKNPTLYSCTLKPNTVFANGHKLTSSDVKYSYDRERVINDPNGPQSLLANLDRIETSDDLTVDFLLKLPNDQTFPQVLATNAGPIIDEEVFPPDRLLDDDAIAHAEPFAGPYTITSHSKNQLIGLRANPTYVGGLGKPQWELVGIKYYSGGENLKIDIENRAIDIAYRSLSPNDIETLRVNPRLAVHEGPGGELRYIVFNLKTMPGGTDVQKLAIRKAVSALVDREALSRNVYKGVYTPVYSVVPDSMSGALESFKTLYGAKPNVELARKFLSDAKIAVPVLINLQYNPDHYGSNSSEEYAAVKGQLESSGLFRVDLQSTEWVAYQERRSTDSYPVYQFGWFPDFPDPDNYLTPFFMPDNMLVNHFEDDTITRLITAEVTEPDRAKRLGIIGQIQDLMARDYISTLPLLTGKQIAVSVKNVEGIKLGPSFKFQFTPLKKTSKAA